One Hevea brasiliensis isolate MT/VB/25A 57/8 unplaced genomic scaffold, ASM3005281v1 Scaf360, whole genome shotgun sequence genomic window carries:
- the LOC131177215 gene encoding UPF0481 protein At3g47200-like, whose amino-acid sequence MAIEDSVTININKKLRDQCHVSSDCCIFEVPSDLRSVNEKAYEPQMIAIGPYHHGKAHLSAMEKHKIRYLQSFLRRGDKNDVSWYVQLIRGLEESARKCYAEHICLPEDAFVEMLLLDGCFIIEFICKLVDPDAEDPIIGSDHKSRGVIKLDLLLLENQLPFFILRELLVTSAWIQNPEIEFIKLILLVYGSYLPGPRYDPDPSHKYTPEEMTQIKNLLGLLHDYWKPSRARIKAYSEQRKHVRKFMRCATELKEAGIEFKSVKGCNLFDIKFEHGRIEIPKIEIADSTERVLRNLIAYEQLTSFENPYYFTDYMVFMDSLIDSAKDVELLCRRKIIVNRLGDDETLATLFNKIGKYVVCNRVLYADIAKKVDEHCEKRRNLWMANLRHDHFNTPWATISVLAAIVLLLLTCTQTVYSVLSYYK is encoded by the coding sequence ATGGCGATTGAAGACTCAGTAacgattaatattaataaaaagctTAGAGACCAATGTCATGTATCCTCTGATTGTTGCATTTTTGAAGTGCCTAGTGATCTACGAAGCGTGAATGAAAAGGCATATGAACCGCAGATGATTGCAATTGGTCCATATCACCACGGTAAAGCTCACTTAAGTGCCATGGAAAAGCACAAAATACGATATCTTCAAAGCTTCCTTCGACGAGGAGATAAGAATGACGTATCATGGTATGTCCAGCTCATAAGAGGGTTAGAAGAAAGTGCTCGTAAATGTTATGCAGAACACATTTGTCTTCCGGAAGATGCATTTGTAGAAATGTTGCTTCTTGATGGTTGCTTTATTATTGAGTTTATATGCAAATTGGTTGACCCTGATGCAGAAGACCCTATTATAGGTTCGGATCATAAATCGAGAGGGGTAATAAAGCTGGACCTGTTATTACTTGAAAATCAACTTCCATTCTTCATACTTAGGGAGTTGCTTGTCACAAGCGCTTGGATTCAAAACCCAGAAATCGAGTTCATTAAACTGATCTTGTTAGTCTATGGCAGTTATCTACCAGGCCCTCGGTATGATCCAGATCCAAGTCATAAATACACTCCAGAAGAGATGACGCAAATCAAGAATCTACTGGGATTACTACATGACTACTGGAAACCTTCCCGTGCAAGAATAAAGGCTTATTCGGAACAGAGAAAACATGTGCGAAAATTTATGCGCTGTGCCACAGAGCTCAAAGAGGCAGGGATTGAGTTCAAGAGTGTTAAGGGATGTAACTTGTTCGATATAAAGTTTGAACACGGAAGAATTGAAATCCCAAAAATAGAAATTGCAGATAGTACAGAGCGTGTCTTGCGAAATCTCATCGCCTATGAGCAGTTGACTTCTTTCGAAAATCCATATTACTTCACTGATTATATGGTATTCATGGATAGCCTCATCGATTCTGCAAAGGATGTGGAGCTACTTTGTCGCCGGAAGATCATTGTAAACAGGTTGGGTGACGATGAAACACTTGCAACTCTATTCAACAAGATTGGGAAATATGTCGTCTGCAATAGAGTTCTCTACGCTGATATAGCGAAAAAGGTAGACGAACATTGCGAAAAGAGAAGGAATCTGTGGATGGCCAACCTAAGGCATGATCATTTTAACACTCCATGggctaccatttctgttttggcagCTATAGTGCTGCTCCTTCTCACCTGTACTCAAACTGTGTATTCAGTTCTTTCTTATTATAAATAA